A genomic stretch from Kineosporia corallincola includes:
- a CDS encoding ABC transporter ATP-binding protein, which produces MTAELSTSTPKTAAPDPEPDRVDLRDVCIVHGRGERAVVAVEGVDLTVRPREIVSIVGHSGCGKSTLLRSLAGLLPHASVQGSLSILGRTPDEARRSGLLSMVFQDAVLAPWRTVEGNIRLPLQVARGRQRRPGKTISEQLEVVGLGGYEKRYPKQLSGGQRQRVSLARALMMEPRVLLMDEPFGALDEITRDEMHTELLRIWETTDASIVVVTHSIPEAVFLSDRIVVMAAHPGRIVDVVDVGFARPRSNDLKDTPEFARIAHRIRTALEDNR; this is translated from the coding sequence GTGACCGCTGAACTCAGTACCAGCACACCGAAGACGGCGGCACCCGACCCCGAACCGGACCGGGTCGACCTGAGGGACGTCTGCATCGTCCACGGCCGCGGCGAACGCGCCGTGGTCGCCGTCGAGGGCGTCGACCTCACCGTCCGCCCCCGCGAGATCGTCTCCATCGTCGGTCATTCCGGCTGCGGCAAGTCCACCCTGCTGCGCTCGCTGGCCGGCCTGCTGCCGCACGCCTCGGTGCAGGGCAGCCTGTCCATCCTGGGCCGCACCCCGGACGAGGCGCGCCGCTCCGGCCTGCTCAGCATGGTGTTCCAGGACGCCGTGCTGGCGCCCTGGCGCACCGTCGAGGGCAACATCCGCCTGCCCCTCCAGGTGGCCCGCGGACGGCAGCGCAGGCCGGGCAAGACGATCAGCGAGCAGCTCGAGGTGGTCGGCCTCGGCGGCTACGAGAAGCGTTATCCCAAGCAGCTGTCCGGCGGCCAGCGCCAGCGGGTGTCGCTGGCCCGGGCGCTGATGATGGAACCGCGGGTGCTGCTGATGGACGAGCCGTTCGGCGCGCTCGACGAGATCACCCGCGACGAGATGCACACCGAGCTGCTGCGGATCTGGGAGACCACCGACGCCTCCATCGTCGTGGTCACCCACTCCATCCCCGAGGCGGTGTTCCTGTCCGACCGGATCGTCGTGATGGCCGCCCACCCGGGCCGGATCGTCGACGTCGTGGACGTCGGTTTCGCCCGCCCCCGCAGCAACGACCTCAAGGACACCCCGGAGTTCGCCCGCATCGCCCACCGCATCCGCACCGCGCTGGAGGACAACCGATGA
- a CDS encoding ABC transporter substrate-binding protein: protein MPFSLRRPQALAVVGLSAVLALSACGSDSGGASAEGGLTPVNMAFEWTCEGTWAPIYSGLEQGIFEKNGIDLSYDRGQGGSDTVPLVATGEFDLAELSAPPVIIGAGEELPLTVIGAASTVGPVTILADDSITEPKDLEGHSLAVQTDQFEGGVWDAFVKATGIDVSKVDVIPSDDATTTEFLDGKIDAMVIFYNTASTKEILDTLPDLTVMPMQEYVPTYGHTIVANNQWLSDNDTAAKGFMTAFAESTKWVVDNRDAALATLQENCAEVDADALEFSLDAYIENWKASTAGYGSFTEDGLTQTQKVLVDAGLATQVPVSDFSTQDYQPDSPVLP, encoded by the coding sequence ATGCCGTTCTCCCTGCGACGCCCCCAGGCCCTCGCGGTCGTCGGGCTCAGCGCCGTCCTCGCCCTGTCCGCCTGCGGATCCGACAGCGGCGGCGCCTCCGCCGAGGGCGGCCTCACCCCCGTCAACATGGCCTTCGAATGGACCTGCGAGGGCACCTGGGCCCCGATCTACTCCGGCCTGGAACAGGGCATCTTCGAGAAGAACGGGATCGACCTGAGCTACGACCGCGGCCAGGGTGGCTCCGACACCGTGCCCCTGGTGGCCACCGGTGAGTTCGACCTGGCCGAGCTGTCCGCCCCGCCGGTCATCATCGGCGCCGGCGAGGAACTGCCCCTCACCGTCATCGGCGCCGCCTCCACCGTCGGCCCCGTCACCATCCTGGCCGACGACTCGATCACCGAGCCGAAAGACCTGGAGGGCCACTCGCTGGCCGTGCAGACCGACCAGTTCGAGGGCGGTGTGTGGGACGCCTTCGTGAAGGCCACCGGGATCGACGTGAGCAAGGTCGACGTGATCCCCTCGGACGACGCGACCACCACGGAGTTCCTCGACGGCAAGATCGACGCGATGGTGATCTTCTACAACACCGCCTCGACCAAGGAGATCCTCGACACCCTGCCCGATCTCACGGTCATGCCGATGCAGGAGTACGTGCCCACCTACGGGCACACCATCGTGGCCAACAACCAGTGGCTGAGCGACAACGACACCGCGGCCAAGGGTTTCATGACCGCCTTCGCCGAGTCGACCAAGTGGGTCGTCGACAACCGTGACGCCGCCCTGGCCACCCTCCAGGAGAACTGCGCCGAGGTGGACGCCGACGCGCTGGAGTTCAGCCTCGACGCCTACATCGAGAACTGGAAGGCATCCACCGCCGGCTACGGCAGCTTCACCGAGGACGGCCTGACCCAGACCCAGAAGGTGCTGGTGGACGCCGGACTCGCCACCCAGGTTCCGGTGTCCGACTTCAGCACCCAGGACTACCAGCCGGACTCGCCCGTCCTGCCCTGA
- a CDS encoding aromatic ring-hydroxylating oxygenase subunit alpha has translation MTKRPLSRHALEAARRVLADVEACTDPVATARLLPPEVYTGQDFWEFEKEAIFGREWLCIGHVNEIPEPGDQLPLTVLDEPIVMLRDQAGDVRVMSAVCQHRGQPLFGGLAGEGRDAASPCLNGKVMKCPYHNWTFDLEGRLAAAPSMTETVPVNRLRETIRLPQIRHEVFHGMVFINFDDTAQPLGQGIGRIDEELSTFGLDELVPMPAFVFEDQQWNWKIHHDNALEPYHTSYVHRGVHEAAPAKNARFYPFEPGDNQVMHPTYLVDENAGLASTDGKRTTAIIPGLTDEQRRRVMFASIPPMLFSILQPTFVQLAFIYPKGPGSFDLRRVNLYPKSAVEEPGFHEAYEKFMERKALAIHQDAVTTAALQQGLRSRFAPRGPLSWMESNIPQLNQWLIERYRKAVTVDV, from the coding sequence ATGACCAAGCGACCGCTGAGCAGGCACGCCCTGGAAGCGGCCCGCCGGGTGCTCGCCGACGTCGAGGCGTGCACCGACCCGGTGGCCACCGCCCGGCTGCTGCCGCCCGAGGTGTACACCGGGCAGGACTTCTGGGAGTTCGAGAAGGAGGCGATCTTCGGGCGCGAGTGGCTGTGCATCGGCCACGTGAACGAGATCCCCGAGCCCGGCGACCAGCTGCCGCTGACCGTGCTCGACGAGCCGATCGTCATGCTGCGCGACCAGGCCGGCGACGTGCGCGTGATGTCGGCCGTGTGCCAGCACCGCGGCCAGCCGCTGTTCGGCGGCCTGGCCGGCGAGGGCCGCGACGCGGCCTCGCCGTGCCTCAACGGCAAGGTGATGAAATGCCCCTACCACAACTGGACTTTCGACCTCGAGGGACGACTCGCGGCGGCACCGTCGATGACCGAGACGGTGCCGGTGAACCGGCTGCGCGAGACCATCCGCCTGCCGCAGATCCGGCACGAGGTCTTCCACGGCATGGTCTTCATCAACTTCGACGACACCGCGCAGCCGCTCGGGCAGGGCATCGGCCGCATCGACGAGGAGCTGTCCACCTTCGGCCTGGACGAGCTGGTGCCGATGCCGGCCTTCGTGTTCGAGGACCAGCAGTGGAACTGGAAGATCCACCACGACAACGCCCTTGAGCCTTACCACACCAGCTACGTGCACCGCGGGGTGCACGAGGCGGCCCCGGCCAAGAACGCCCGCTTCTACCCGTTCGAGCCCGGCGACAACCAGGTGATGCACCCGACCTACCTGGTGGACGAGAACGCCGGGCTGGCCAGCACCGACGGCAAGCGCACCACGGCCATCATCCCGGGCCTGACCGACGAGCAGCGCCGCCGGGTGATGTTCGCGTCGATCCCGCCGATGCTGTTCTCCATCCTCCAGCCCACGTTCGTGCAGCTGGCCTTCATCTACCCCAAGGGCCCCGGATCGTTCGACCTGCGCCGGGTCAACCTCTACCCGAAGTCGGCCGTGGAGGAACCCGGCTTCCACGAGGCCTACGAGAAGTTCATGGAACGCAAGGCCCTCGCCATCCACCAGGACGCCGTCACCACCGCCGCACTCCAGCAGGGCCTGCGCTCGCGGTTCGCCCCGCGCGGCCCGCTGTCCTGGATGGAGTCCAACATCCCGCAACTCAACCAGTGGCTCATCGAGCGCTACCGGAAGGCGGTCACCGTCGATGTCTGA
- a CDS encoding TetR/AcrR family transcriptional regulator, whose product MSEQGRPLVGRPRAFDADEALERAMRVFWERGYEGASLSDLTEAMGITRTSMYRAFGNKDELFLKALARYDQGPAAYGRQAVAEPTARAVVTSFLHGAVLTTTGPQSPAGCLGVQGALAVGPSGQGAQRALAAWRDEGREMLRQRFQRAVDEADLPEGTDAARLAGYVMTVAFGIAVQAAGGLTRAELQQIAETALLGWPFTPPADPT is encoded by the coding sequence ATGAGCGAGCAGGGGAGGCCGCTCGTCGGCCGGCCACGGGCCTTCGACGCCGACGAGGCGCTGGAACGAGCCATGCGCGTGTTCTGGGAGCGCGGCTACGAGGGGGCCAGTCTCAGCGACCTGACCGAGGCCATGGGCATCACCCGGACCAGCATGTACCGCGCCTTCGGCAACAAGGACGAGCTCTTCCTGAAGGCGCTGGCCCGCTACGACCAGGGACCGGCCGCCTACGGACGGCAGGCCGTGGCCGAGCCCACCGCCCGGGCGGTGGTGACGTCCTTCCTGCACGGGGCCGTGCTCACCACCACCGGACCCCAGTCACCGGCCGGATGTCTCGGCGTGCAGGGCGCACTGGCCGTCGGCCCATCCGGGCAGGGCGCGCAGCGCGCGCTCGCGGCGTGGCGCGACGAGGGCCGCGAGATGCTGCGACAGCGTTTTCAGCGGGCCGTCGACGAGGCGGACCTGCCCGAGGGCACGGACGCCGCCCGGCTGGCCGGGTACGTCATGACCGTCGCGTTCGGGATCGCGGTGCAGGCCGCCGGCGGCCTGACCCGTGCCGAACTCCAGCAGATCGCCGAAACCGCCCTGCTCGGCTGGCCGTTCACGCCACCGGCCGATCCCACCTGA
- a CDS encoding LysR family transcriptional regulator encodes MDLLETRELRYFVAVAEELHFGRAAQRLHIAQPALSKTVQRIESRLGVSLLERTSRSVTLTPAGRVLLEQGRHALDAVAVAVENTRRAGDDGHLRLVMKPGGDAGLLSGILAAFAGHPGARQVDIIFSGGADRAGHLRDGRADVALLYVPFDDLTGLDAHTLHTEDRVALLPAGHPLAGREQIRTADLAGETFPRWRGVTVENVSGGPELADVAELVPMVRIGRVVAVLPRSLVAPAPPGTVCVRVADAEPSRIVIARHEHDRREAVLALIEAAVTAVRA; translated from the coding sequence ATGGATCTGCTGGAGACGCGGGAGCTGCGCTACTTCGTCGCGGTGGCCGAGGAACTGCACTTCGGCCGAGCCGCGCAGCGCCTGCACATCGCCCAGCCGGCCCTGTCGAAGACGGTGCAGCGCATCGAGTCCCGGCTCGGGGTGAGCCTGCTGGAGCGCACCAGCCGCAGCGTCACCCTCACGCCCGCCGGGCGGGTGCTGCTGGAACAGGGCCGGCACGCGCTGGACGCCGTCGCCGTCGCGGTCGAGAACACCCGCCGCGCAGGCGATGACGGGCATCTGCGGCTGGTCATGAAACCCGGCGGCGACGCGGGTCTGCTGTCCGGCATCCTCGCCGCATTCGCCGGGCACCCGGGAGCCCGGCAGGTCGACATCATCTTCTCCGGCGGCGCCGATCGGGCCGGTCACCTGCGCGACGGCCGCGCCGACGTCGCCCTGCTCTACGTGCCCTTCGACGATCTCACCGGTCTGGACGCGCACACCCTGCACACCGAGGACCGCGTCGCTCTGCTGCCGGCCGGCCACCCGCTGGCCGGGCGGGAGCAGATCCGCACCGCCGACCTGGCCGGCGAGACCTTCCCGCGCTGGCGCGGCGTGACGGTGGAAAACGTCTCGGGCGGGCCGGAACTCGCCGATGTGGCCGAGCTGGTCCCGATGGTCCGGATCGGGCGGGTGGTGGCCGTGCTCCCCCGCTCCCTCGTCGCCCCGGCACCGCCCGGCACGGTGTGCGTGCGGGTGGCCGACGCCGAACCCAGCCGCATCGTCATCGCCCGGCACGAGCACGACCGGCGGGAGGCGGTGCTGGCCCTGATCGAGGCGGCGGTGACCGCCGTGCGCGCCTGA
- a CDS encoding IlvD/Edd family dehydratase — protein sequence MRSDAWYAGDDRNAYIHRAWMRRGVPGSAFEGRPQIAIANTASDLTPCNSHLTEVARSVKNGVYEAGGIPLELPVVSLGETLVRPTAMLWRNMAAMATEEMLRANPIDGVVLLGGCDKTIPSLLMAAASVDLPAVVVPGGPMLTGTFRGVPLGCGTDVWRLSEEVRAGTLSQDDFLRSESATIRSRGHCNTMGTASTMGLLAEALGTVLPGTAGTPAPDSRLLEAAHETGRLAVGLVNDGRRPSTILTRASFHNAIVTLAAIGGSTNAVVHLLAIAGRLGIDLTLDDFDRIGSRVPLLADLAPAGRFLMDDLFRAGGLLAVLQQVSDLLDPTALTVTGRPLVSYLDQAAIWDQEVIRPRARPLLAEGGIALLKGNLAPSGAVIKPAAASAHLLRHRGRAVVFDSIEDFHARVDDPDLPVDAASVLVLRGCGPKGYPGMPEVSNMPLPKKLLEAGIRDVVRICDGRMSGTAYGTVVLHVTPEAAAGGPLALVRDGDWIELDVPGRTLTLDVPAGELAGREASPGAAAAYAAPVRGWEKLYVDHVLQADTGADLDFLVGSSGDQVSRESH from the coding sequence ATGCGCAGCGACGCGTGGTACGCCGGGGACGACCGCAACGCCTACATCCACCGTGCCTGGATGAGACGAGGGGTGCCCGGCTCGGCCTTCGAGGGCCGCCCGCAGATCGCGATCGCCAACACCGCCTCCGACCTGACGCCCTGCAACTCCCACCTCACCGAGGTCGCCCGGTCCGTGAAGAACGGCGTGTACGAGGCCGGCGGCATCCCCCTGGAGCTGCCCGTGGTCTCGCTCGGCGAGACCCTGGTGCGGCCGACGGCCATGCTGTGGCGCAACATGGCGGCGATGGCGACCGAGGAGATGCTGCGCGCCAACCCGATCGACGGGGTAGTGCTGCTCGGTGGCTGCGACAAGACCATTCCCTCGCTGCTGATGGCCGCGGCCTCCGTCGACCTGCCGGCCGTGGTGGTGCCCGGTGGGCCGATGCTGACCGGCACGTTCCGCGGCGTCCCCCTCGGTTGCGGCACCGACGTCTGGCGGCTGTCCGAGGAGGTGCGCGCGGGAACCCTGTCGCAGGACGACTTCCTGAGGAGCGAGTCCGCGACCATCCGCAGCCGTGGTCACTGCAACACCATGGGAACGGCGTCCACCATGGGCCTGCTCGCCGAGGCACTCGGCACCGTGCTGCCCGGCACCGCGGGCACCCCCGCGCCGGACAGCCGCCTTCTCGAGGCGGCCCACGAAACGGGGCGGCTGGCGGTCGGTCTCGTCAATGATGGACGACGTCCCAGCACGATCCTCACCCGGGCGTCCTTCCACAACGCCATCGTGACCCTCGCGGCGATCGGGGGTTCCACCAACGCCGTCGTGCACCTCCTGGCCATCGCCGGGCGTCTCGGAATCGACCTGACGCTGGACGATTTCGACCGGATCGGCTCGCGGGTGCCGCTTCTGGCCGACCTGGCCCCGGCGGGCCGGTTCCTGATGGACGACCTGTTCCGCGCCGGGGGCCTGCTGGCCGTGCTGCAACAGGTTTCGGACCTGCTCGACCCGACCGCCCTGACCGTCACCGGGCGTCCCCTGGTGTCGTATCTGGACCAGGCCGCGATCTGGGACCAGGAGGTGATCCGCCCCCGCGCCCGGCCCCTGCTGGCCGAAGGCGGAATCGCACTGCTGAAGGGCAATCTCGCGCCGTCCGGCGCCGTGATCAAACCCGCCGCCGCCTCGGCGCACCTGCTGCGCCACCGCGGCCGGGCGGTGGTGTTCGACAGTATCGAGGACTTCCACGCCCGCGTGGACGACCCGGACCTGCCGGTCGACGCCGCCTCGGTGCTGGTGCTGCGCGGCTGCGGGCCCAAGGGTTATCCGGGCATGCCCGAGGTCTCGAACATGCCACTGCCGAAGAAGCTGCTGGAGGCGGGCATTCGCGACGTGGTGCGGATCTGCGACGGCCGGATGAGCGGAACCGCCTACGGCACCGTCGTTCTGCACGTCACCCCGGAGGCAGCGGCCGGCGGCCCGCTGGCCCTGGTGCGCGACGGCGACTGGATCGAGCTCGACGTGCCCGGGCGCACCCTCACCCTGGACGTGCCCGCCGGCGAGCTGGCCGGCCGCGAGGCCAGTCCCGGGGCCGCAGCGGCCTACGCGGCCCCGGTCAGGGGCTGGGAGAAGCTGTACGTTGACCATGTCCTACAGGCCGACACCGGCGCCGACCTGGATTTCCTCGTCGGTTCCTCCGGTGACCAGGTATCCCGGGAGTCGCACTGA
- a CDS encoding SMP-30/gluconolactonase/LRE family protein — protein sequence MSGFEVVGGTHYVLGEGPVWDEARGVVRWVDIEGGQVWEGLHEPRVVLRREPTLGAAVHSESGDLLLALRRDLEHVDASGDVAGTVPLVPPGVSSRLNDGKCDPAGRFVVGSMALDERRGQEKLWRLEHDGSVTVLDDDLSLSNGLGWSPDGATMYHVDTLPGMIWHRAYDPDTGAVGERHLLVAMGYADGLSVDADGNLWVAVWGGGQIRVVSPQGVLLECLDTGAPLTTSCAFTGPGLDQLVVTTADQTVAGVPRTDRSGVLLTRRTDQRGLPATPWRPVALER from the coding sequence CTGAGCGGGTTCGAAGTTGTCGGGGGAACGCACTACGTTCTCGGTGAGGGGCCGGTGTGGGACGAGGCACGTGGCGTCGTGCGCTGGGTGGACATCGAGGGTGGCCAGGTCTGGGAGGGTCTGCACGAGCCCCGCGTGGTGCTCCGGCGTGAGCCCACGCTGGGTGCGGCGGTGCACAGCGAGTCCGGCGACCTGCTGCTGGCCCTGCGCCGCGATCTGGAACATGTGGACGCCTCGGGAGACGTAGCCGGCACAGTCCCCCTCGTCCCACCCGGCGTCAGCAGCCGCCTGAACGACGGGAAGTGTGATCCGGCGGGCCGTTTCGTGGTCGGCAGCATGGCCCTGGACGAACGCCGCGGGCAGGAGAAGCTGTGGCGGCTGGAGCACGACGGCTCGGTGACGGTGCTCGACGACGACCTGTCGCTGTCGAACGGCCTGGGCTGGAGCCCCGACGGCGCCACGATGTACCACGTCGACACCCTGCCGGGCATGATCTGGCACCGAGCCTACGACCCGGACACCGGTGCGGTGGGTGAGCGTCACCTGCTGGTCGCGATGGGCTACGCCGACGGCCTCAGCGTGGACGCCGACGGCAACCTCTGGGTGGCCGTGTGGGGCGGCGGGCAGATCCGGGTCGTCTCCCCGCAGGGCGTGCTGCTGGAGTGCCTCGACACCGGCGCGCCCCTCACCACCAGCTGCGCCTTCACCGGCCCCGGCCTGGACCAGCTGGTGGTGACCACCGCCGACCAGACGGTGGCGGGCGTCCCCCGCACCGACCGCTCCGGCGTACTGCTGACCCGGCGCACCGACCAGCGCGGGCTGCCCGCCACCCCCTGGCGGCCGGTGGCTCTCGAACGCTGA
- a CDS encoding SDR family NAD(P)-dependent oxidoreductase, with product MGQLEGKTAVVTGGSDGIGLGAAVRLAQEGAHVFITGRREAELEKAAAVIGSATAVPGDVSQPADLDRLYDAVRARGKGLDVVFANAGTAGFARLEEMDVELLDRIYRVNILGTVFTVQKALPLLNEGASVILNSSTRADDGWEGFGAYGASKAALRLFGRTWANELKGRGIRVNTVSPGAISTPAVAKMVGRENAEAVEATFRAGVPLGRHGTVEEVAAAVAFLASPQSSFVLGANLYVDGGENGI from the coding sequence ATGGGGCAGCTGGAAGGCAAGACCGCCGTCGTCACCGGCGGCAGCGACGGGATCGGCCTGGGGGCCGCGGTGCGGCTGGCCCAGGAGGGGGCGCACGTCTTCATCACCGGCCGGCGCGAGGCCGAGCTGGAGAAGGCCGCCGCGGTCATCGGCTCGGCCACCGCGGTGCCCGGGGACGTCTCGCAGCCCGCCGACCTGGACCGGCTGTACGACGCGGTGCGGGCCCGGGGGAAGGGCCTGGACGTCGTGTTCGCCAACGCGGGCACCGCGGGCTTCGCCCGCCTGGAGGAGATGGACGTCGAACTGCTCGACCGGATCTACCGGGTCAACATTCTCGGCACCGTCTTCACCGTCCAGAAGGCGCTGCCCCTGCTGAACGAGGGCGCGTCGGTCATCCTCAACTCCTCCACCCGCGCGGACGACGGCTGGGAGGGCTTCGGTGCCTACGGCGCCAGCAAGGCCGCGCTGCGCCTGTTCGGCCGCACCTGGGCCAACGAGCTGAAAGGCCGTGGTATCCGGGTCAACACCGTCTCTCCCGGGGCGATCAGCACCCCGGCCGTGGCGAAGATGGTGGGGCGGGAGAACGCGGAGGCCGTCGAGGCCACCTTCCGCGCGGGCGTGCCACTGGGGCGGCACGGCACCGTGGAGGAGGTGGCGGCCGCCGTCGCGTTCCTCGCCTCACCGCAGAGCAGCTTCGTGCTCGGTGCCAACCTCTACGTGGACGGCGGGGAGAACGGCATCTGA
- a CDS encoding nuclear transport factor 2 family protein yields MSDLEAVLARLDLLESREACLGLMTSYMAATDAESGKGEKVAALFTEDGSWESIGPHGNPGWAATGHEALITKFDRNVERMPFSAHFVTNSAVQVDGDSATGQFMYFQACTYRGGEPLWIAGKYFNDFRRVDGRWLLSYMRVHNFFTTPFDQGWVKVPHMKTP; encoded by the coding sequence ATGTCTGATCTTGAGGCCGTGCTGGCCCGGCTCGACCTGCTCGAGTCCCGTGAGGCCTGCCTGGGGCTGATGACCAGCTACATGGCCGCCACTGACGCCGAGTCGGGCAAGGGCGAGAAGGTCGCGGCACTGTTCACCGAGGACGGCTCGTGGGAGAGCATCGGCCCGCACGGCAACCCGGGCTGGGCCGCGACCGGGCACGAGGCGCTGATCACCAAGTTCGACCGCAACGTGGAGCGGATGCCGTTCTCGGCGCACTTCGTGACCAACTCCGCGGTGCAGGTCGACGGCGACAGCGCCACCGGCCAGTTCATGTACTTCCAGGCCTGCACCTACCGCGGCGGCGAGCCGCTGTGGATCGCCGGCAAGTACTTCAACGACTTCCGCCGCGTGGACGGCCGGTGGCTGCTGTCGTACATGCGCGTGCACAACTTCTTCACCACCCCGTTCGATCAGGGCTGGGTGAAGGTTCCGCACATGAAAACCCCTTAG
- a CDS encoding ABC transporter permease — protein sequence MTAPSTEAVVTGEPGPDARGRVRAVIPPQSRAGALFTAFRATRAWMVLAVAVLVWEGAVRALDTPKYVLPAPTAMVEQFGNHHELFLNGLWATTRMSLYGLAAAVVIGVVLGVAMGRSALFEEIAFPFLNIIRVMPTVAIAPLLIIWFGRGGVPIVICSCLIAVFPIIVDVAHGLTSVDEDLVNMMKLANASEFSILARVRIPNSLPYLFSSFRVAAPGAVVGALLGEYIGSREGLGYLITVYSAQLNTAAVFVLALLSCLVGLVFFNVCVWLEKIVVPWKTVVR from the coding sequence ATGACCGCCCCCTCCACCGAGGCCGTCGTGACCGGCGAACCGGGCCCGGACGCCCGGGGCCGGGTTCGCGCCGTCATCCCGCCACAGAGCCGGGCCGGGGCCCTGTTCACGGCTTTTCGCGCCACCCGCGCCTGGATGGTGCTCGCCGTCGCGGTGCTGGTGTGGGAAGGTGCCGTGCGCGCGCTGGACACCCCGAAGTACGTGCTGCCCGCGCCCACGGCGATGGTCGAGCAGTTCGGCAACCACCACGAGCTGTTCCTGAACGGCCTGTGGGCCACCACCCGGATGTCGCTGTACGGCCTGGCCGCCGCCGTCGTGATCGGCGTGGTGCTCGGGGTCGCGATGGGCCGCAGCGCGCTGTTCGAGGAAATCGCCTTCCCGTTCCTCAACATCATCCGGGTGATGCCGACCGTCGCGATCGCCCCTCTGCTGATCATCTGGTTCGGCCGCGGCGGCGTCCCGATCGTCATCTGCTCCTGCCTGATCGCCGTGTTCCCGATCATCGTCGACGTGGCCCACGGACTCACCTCGGTCGACGAAGACCTGGTCAACATGATGAAACTGGCCAACGCCAGCGAGTTCTCGATCCTCGCCCGGGTCCGCATCCCGAACTCGCTGCCCTACCTGTTCTCCTCGTTCCGGGTGGCTGCCCCCGGCGCCGTGGTCGGCGCCCTGCTCGGCGAGTACATCGGCTCCCGCGAGGGACTCGGCTACCTGATCACCGTCTACAGCGCCCAGCTCAACACCGCTGCCGTCTTCGTGCTGGCCCTGCTGTCCTGCCTGGTCGGCCTGGTCTTCTTCAACGTCTGCGTGTGGCTCGAGAAGATCGTCGTGCCCTGGAAGACCGTCGTCCGCTGA
- a CDS encoding DUF4231 domain-containing protein has translation MSRTLLTDDDMRRLVEQCGYEEILDQRARDIVRVKANRQDVFSKEAREASALSALHWAARKSLFRNRSQPISRTPYRHDPAGRRFRYREDVDALITNYRDLSRRGKRMNTVLQLTIIGGSAMATILTAASGEHPAVRWWAAGLSGVVSATAAVIAYFKPREHAHDQQSTADAIELERNQFDLGIGHYASLPVEEATREFTERVERAVTEQRQRELQMDQSTPDPSSSGQAR, from the coding sequence GTGAGCAGGACGCTTCTGACGGACGACGACATGCGGCGACTCGTCGAGCAGTGCGGATACGAGGAGATCCTCGATCAGCGGGCCCGGGACATCGTCCGGGTCAAGGCGAACCGGCAAGACGTCTTCAGCAAGGAGGCCCGCGAGGCCTCGGCCCTGAGCGCACTTCACTGGGCTGCCCGTAAGAGCCTGTTCCGCAACCGTTCACAGCCGATATCCAGGACGCCGTACCGGCACGACCCGGCCGGCCGCCGTTTCAGATACCGGGAGGACGTCGACGCCCTGATCACGAACTACCGCGACCTCTCCCGGCGGGGCAAGCGGATGAACACCGTCCTCCAGCTCACCATCATCGGTGGGTCGGCGATGGCCACCATCCTGACCGCGGCCTCCGGCGAGCATCCCGCCGTCCGCTGGTGGGCGGCCGGGTTGTCGGGCGTGGTGAGCGCGACCGCAGCCGTCATCGCCTACTTCAAACCCCGCGAGCACGCTCACGACCAGCAGTCCACGGCCGATGCGATCGAGCTGGAGCGCAACCAGTTCGACCTGGGCATCGGGCACTACGCGTCACTCCCCGTGGAGGAGGCGACCCGGGAATTCACCGAGCGGGTGGAGAGGGCGGTCACGGAGCAGCGGCAGCGGGAGTTGCAGATGGATCAGTCGACGCCCGACCCCTCGTCGTCCGGCCAGGCCCGCTGA